In Desulfurococcaceae archaeon MEX13E-LK6-19, the genomic window GTTATAAACGATACTATAGAGTTAGACGTTTTAAAACCGAAGATTCCACCTGGGAAAACAACCATAATAGAGTATCCTATAAAAATAAAACACTCCAATATCACTTTCGGCGAAATAATCGTACTTAGAGTAATATATGAGTGTAATGGGGTAGAATACACGCGTTCAACTTTCATCATAGTGAAATAAGCTGTAAGCTAGTTTTATTTTTCCTTAGTACATAACTTTATTTTGGTGAAGAGAAAGTGGTTTCAAGTCTTAAAGGTAGAGATTTCTTAACTCTCGCTGATTATAATAGAGAAGAACTATTATTCATAATTGATACCGCGAAAATGCTTAAAGAAAGATATTATGCAGGAGAAAGAATTATCCCTCTTCTACCAGGTAGAGCTCTTGCAATGATCTTCGAGAAACCAAGTACTAGAACAAGAGTAAGTTTTGAACTCGCTATGCAGCAATTAGGCGGTTATGCAATGTATCTTAATTGGCGCGACCTACAGCTTGGAAGAGGAGAAACCATAGCTGATACCGCACGTGTCCTTTCCAGGTACGTCGACGGAATTATGGCCAGAGTCTATGAGCAAGAAAAACTTGAGGAACTCGCAAAATATAGTGATAAACCTGTCATAAATGGTTTAAGCAATTTACTTCATCCAGCACAAGCACTAAGTGACATATACACTATAATGGAGAAAAAAGGTGATCCAAAGAAACTTAAAATAGTATTTGTCGGCGACGGGGGAGATAACGTAGTACATAGTTTACTGCTAGGCCTTGCCGTACTCGGCGCAGGACTAGTTATATCATCACCTAAAGGCTACGATCCTGACCCATGGGTTCAAAAGAAGTTTGAGGAAATCTCTGCACAAACAGGTGCTTGGCTTGAAATTGAAAGAGATCCCTATGAAGCAGTAAAGGGTGCTGATGTAGTATACACTGATGTATGGGTTAGTATGGGACAAGAAGAAGAGAGAGCCAAGAGAATCAAGGATCTAGAACCCTATAGAGTAACAGTAGACCTTATGAAGCTGGCAAAGCCTAACGCTATCTTTATGCACTGCCTACCAGCACACCGCGGCGAAGAAGTTGTTGACGAGGTAATAGATGGGCCATGGAGTGTAGTATGGGAACAAGCAGAAAACAGACTTCATGTACAAAAAGCAATACTAGCCCTACTAATACCGTAAATACTCGCTATAAACCCCCTAATAATAAACCATAAACTATCATATTTTTAAAATCATTGACTGTTATTCCGAGAAATTTTTATCCCAACGAAACCATATCGTTTATCAAATTTGAGAAAAATATCACACGCTAACCCTACATCACGGTGAACGCTATGTCTACTATAAATTACTACGAAATAATGAGAACTCTTCGTAAGATCATTAATCTCATAGAATCTAATACTCTTTACAGAAGAATTCTTGTTTACTCACTATTAACAATTATAGCGATTGTAGCTGTTTACATAAGAGCACTACCAGCCCTTAAATGGGGTCTAGAGCTCCATGGAAATGACCCATGGATAGCTTATTGGGAGACAAAATACGTCTATGAACACGGTCTGCTTTCATGGTGGTCTCTTACAAGAGATAATCCTGCCACACAAATATTCTGGTATCCATGGGGTAGAGACTTTGTTTTAACAGATTATCCTGGAATAGCATTATGGACCGCAATGACTTATCCAATAGCAGGAGCCTTTGGTTTAAGTCTAAAAGAATGGCTCGCCCTACAACCACTGGTTTTCGCAGCATTATCTACATTAACAATATTTCTTGCAGTAAGAGAATTAATGGGAGGATCTAATGTAGCTGGACTCATAGGAGCACTACTCTATGCAATAATACCAGCTGCAAGCGATAGAACAATAGTCGGCTTCGTAGAGAAAGAAGGTATTGCCCTTGCATTCGTATTCCTCTTCATATACTTCTACGCCAAAGCAATGAAGACAAAAGACCCACGACAACGTCTCTACAATACAATCTTTGCAGCATTATCATTAAGCGCTGTAGGATGGTTCTGGGGTGGATTCGCCTACATACTGGTCTCAGTTCCGCTAGCGCTGGTTCTATACCCTATTTTCGCGGGAAAGAATTTCGACATAGAGATCATTAAGTACAGTATACTATTGGTGGTTCTAAGTATAGTCTTTACATCACCTGTAGGAACTTCAATGAAGGCTCTAGGCTTCTACCCATTCAAAGTGAGTATAGGAATACTAGCTTTGGCTGCCTTTGTATTACCATTACTATACTATTTCCTTGCCATTAAGAAGAAGATCATAGGTAGGGGTATCTACTTTATAATAGTAGTTGCATTAGCAATCACGGGACTGACGTTAATAGCACTAGGAGTGATACCTATTGGTGCTAGATACGCTTATGCACTTGGATTAAAACCATTCCTCAAACTTGGCCCACTTGTAGAAAGTATTGAAGAGCACCAACCCGCAATAAATCCAAGCAGACCAGCAACATTCATTAGAGTACTATATACATGGGGCTGGACAGGATTCTTCCTAGCAATTATCGGTGCGCTCTACATGCTATACAAGGGTAGACCAGAAACAATCTACGTAGGCCTGGCGTTCTTAATAGCTTTCTACGCATACATTAACGTCACATACTTCGAGGCAGCAGCCTCATCGTTAGGCATAATAACAGCCTCGGCATTCCTCACAGTTATTATGGAGAGAATAATACCGTCAAAGAGACAACAAATAGAGGAAAGTAGGAGAAAAGGTAAGAGGAGAAGAAGACAAAGAACTACTGTAACCATTTATAGAAGAGGAAGGAGTAATCTATGGCTGACAATAATACTTTTACTCATGTTATTTCTACCAATGGTTCACGCCACAACTATTCTTATCGAAACACATGAAGGCATGATACCATCAATAATGGCTGCTGGCACAAGCATAGCTAATAGGAATGACGCATGGTATGAACTAATCGACTTCATTAAACAAAACCTCAGCAAGGATGCATTAATAGTGACATGGTGGGATTATGGCTATTGGATCTCTGTACTAACTGGTAGAAGAACATTAGCCGATGGAGCCACACTTAATGGAACACAAATAAGTCTTCTAGCTAAAATACTAACAGCATTCAATGAAACTGAAGCCCTCGAGATCCTGAAAGAACTTAAGGCACCTGTCAATGATACATACATATTGACATTTGATGTCTTCTACTTTGTTGAACAGAATAATACAGTCTATGTGTTACCATACATTAGCCAGAATCCCCAAGAATTCTATCCAACAATAGATACAGCAGGTCTTGTCGATATCAGAAAGAGTATTTGGATGATAAAAATAGGAAGACGAGATCCTGCCGATTATCTCTTCTTATTCAATAACAATAATGCTGTCCCTAGACTATTCGGCATAAGACTTGCTAGGTACTATGTGTCACCAAAATTCGGTACACCATGGGATCTACCAATAATCTATAGAATGATGGTTAATGGAATACTGTACCTCGACAAACAAAATCCTGGAAAAGAATACCACTTCATATGGCTTAATGGAACACAAACAATAGTGCCAGCCGAGATACAGAAGTATATTGAACAACTTGGAGTAAAATACTCTATAGACGTCTTATCGATAGCCGACATGTATGGAGAGAAATACTATAGCAAATCCTCAATGATCCATATAAAACCATACAAGATCATTGCAAAACCATTCTACAACAACAAGTATCTCTATGTAGTGATATTCCTGTTCAAAGTAGAATTTAGTTCATAACAATATACAGTTTTTAATCCTAAAGATTAGCCCTTTTTTAACCTAATTTAAGCACTAGTACTAGCCTAGGTGAATCTAGTGATTTTCAAGAGACGACGCTCTAATCCTATCAAAGCACTCTTGCGGTCGCTGGTAGCGATACGTAGTGCTATTAGTAAGCTCGATGCTCTTTTATCAAGAATTAATGGACGACGCGAGTACCTAATGCAAATGGCTTTAAAACTCGATAATATGGGCAATACTTTTCTAGCAAAGAAATATATCGAGGAGGCCAAGAGACTTGAGTTGATAGAGCAACGTATATCATACATAAAGCTAGTAATGGAGAAACTAAGCATAACTCTGGAATTATCAATAGAGTTAAAAGACTTCAATAAATCACTTGTAGGCGTAATGGAGGTAATTGATATACTGAAGAAAGTGCCCGAATCAACAATACCCGACCTAGGAATAACTATAACCGAGCTAGAAACCTATGTGAGAGAAGCTATAAACAGTTCAGGCGTACAATTAGGTTACGGACTACCTTCATCTCCTTCGATATCCGATGAAGAAGCAATTAGGGTTCTCGAGGAAGCAAAAACTGTAGCTAAACAAAAACTACTTGGTGAATTAAGCACTTCATAAATAAAATATTGACGTTATTACAAATGATACTATTACACCTATAACAATGTATACACTGGTATCGAATTTACTTGATTTTCCAAGAATGGGTTTTAATGTGAACTCCTTTATCCCAGCTCCATACACATAAAGTGTTTCCATTGTATAGATTGCTCTTAGAAGCGAAACCGCCGATGCAGCAACGAGAGCACGCCACGGCTTATCCCCTTTTAATCTAGTTACAGCATAAGCTTCACTTGAAACAAGAAGCGTGACTGGGATAAGCCTCCAAATTAAGACAAAAGAGAGGACAAGCCATTTAGGAAGCCTCATTTTTTCCAGGATAAAAGCTACATGTACTGGATTAGTAGACGAGATAAATACAAGGATTGATGAGGCGACAACAATTATTCGCAGAAACAATGTTGTTAAGTAGATAAACCCATCAATACTCCAAGGCACAAATATTACTGAAACACCAATAATAATCAACGCAATAGGTAATGGTGCTTTTATTGATTCTAGAAATAACATGTAATCTCTGCGTGTAATCAGAATAGCCATGGGATAAAACAGAAGAACAATTAATAAAATTGGGTTCTTAGATAAAATTGCCGCGATGATTACTTCTATTAATACAACAAGTTTTACAATAGGATTACAGCGATCGATACTACTCTTTTTTGGAAGCGATGCAGCATAAAGTCTATCTAGGACAAACTTAACTAACATAATAAATACCCTCTAGAACTCCTTTGTTAAATAATATGATTTTATCGAAACACTTTACGAGGGAAACTATTAAATCAGGATCGTTTGTTGATACAATAATGTTTTTATCAGTACTACACATTAACGCTACAAGCTCTTTAAGAGACTCTTTATCTACGCCGGCAGAAGGTTCGTCAAGGAGTACTATATCGTAGTCACCATAAATGCCTACAGATACAGCTATTTTCCTCAATGTACCATAGCTTAACGTATGTATTGGTTTATATAAAAACTCTTTAAATCCTAGATTTCTGCTTATTTCATCAATCTGTTCATCTGGAATACCATGGTTCTTTAATTCTTTATATGGATTCTCATATGTGAAAAACAATCTCGGGTCCTGAGGTATGTATATTGCTCTACCATTCTTATGAACCACACCTTTCTGCGGACTATATACCCCGGATAATACTTTCAAGAAAGTAGTTTTGCCGGAACCATTGGGGCCAATCACTAATGTTTTCTCGGATTCATTTATACATAGGCTTATGTTCTTTAAACGAAATCCCCCGCGCGGGTAACTATATGATAACCCAGCTATTTTTATGAAGGGTTCTGACTTACAATCACTAAACATGTTTTCTTTTACCTTTAGGTTATTCAATACTTCATGAAAACTCCATGTTTTACTCTCCTCTACACGAGGCTCCCCAATATATTCGATTGCACCGCCACGTAATCTGATCTCTAAATCAATTAATCCATTGAAATCCTCTGGTCTATGAGTGGCAACAATTATTGTTAATCCTTTCTTCTTCAACAATGCCAATGAGCTATATAAATCCTTTATTCCCTCTATATCAAGAAAAGCTGTTGGCTCATCCAAAACGAGGAGCTCTGGTTCTCCTACAATATTTGATGCTAGTACTACTCTCACCACTTCTCCTCCGCTAAGTTCGAAAGTTGATCTTTCTAAGAGGTATTTGCCGCCAAGAGCCTCGAGAACAGCTTCAACTCTATATTTTATATATTTTCCATCAGTAACGCCTCTTAGTATAAGAGGGAAAGCTACTTCTTCGAACACGAATGGCGTTAATATTTGGGAAAAGGGCTCTTGACTTAAATATCCTATTTTTCCAACAAGCTCTTCTTGTCTCTCAATAGGATTTACATTTAATACTTCTACATCTCCATCAACAACAGCATCATAAAATCCAGGTATCAAACCAGTCAAGAGTCTTGCAAGTGTTGTTTTACCACTAGCATTAGGGCCTGTTATCACAACAAACATTCCTTTATCTATAGAAAAAGAAATGTTTTTGAGAACAGGTATATTACTACTTTTATACATTACTGTAACATTGTCCAGAGATACTACATTACTGTTTTTCTGAGCCAAAACCTATCCCTACACCCATCTTTCTTAATGTCTCGCTTAATGGTAAACCTATAGTTATACCTATGAGTGCTTGACCAATATTTACTGGAAGTTCTGTTGCAGCAACAGGTGGTTGGTACCCTAGTATGAACACTTGGTATAGGAAGTAACCGAATACCATTTCTAGACCGGCAATCATTAGTCCAATGATTTTTATTCCAACAAGCTCTTCATACTTAAAGCCTATTACGAGAACTATTACTGTAACTATTATACCCAGGATAACCCAGTATATTGGGTCTATGTTTATTATTATCTCATTGTTTCCAAGATAAAGTATTGTTTCTCCACTGTAAAGCACCGTACCAATGACTACTATTGTTGCTCCAAGAAGAATTGCCATGATCGCTAATAACTGACTCCAATACTTCCTAAACTTTATGAAGAAGTTAATTAGTGTAACAGCAAGAAGTCCTTCAATACCTTTAATAACTAGCGTTCCCGGAGCATAATGTCCATACCCAAGATATACATCAGCAAGCATTGATCCTACCCCACCAGCAAAAGCAGCTACAATAGGATCCATAGTCAAGAGAGCTGTTGTATATACCATGGTCTCTCCAAAGTTGAAGAAGCCTTTCGTAGCAGGTGTTTCAATAGCAATCATTGCTGTGGCAACGAATACTAGGGCAGTGAATACCGCTGTATAAACAGCTCTTGCAATGAATACTCTACGCTCCATAGATATCCACCTCTAAGAAATATCAAAAAGTTGAAACTTTATATAAAGTTTGTTCTTTATATGGAGAGTAATGTATCAACTTCCTCGAGTAGTTCCGCTATACGTTTCCCTTTCCAAGACAAATAGTAAAGACGCCTACCACCTTCGTCTTTTGAATATATAACTCCTTTTCTTTCAAGTTCATGGAGATGCTGGTAAACTGCTTGCAAAGTTACTTTTGTTTTGAGGTTTTTCCATATAGCATAACCATGAAGCCCCTCTTTCTCTTTAAGTAACTTAATAATTTCTGTTTTGGTGTCTTTGTAGAATATTGTTGTACGTTCTCTTTTCTTGATGCCCAAATATTGTTCGTAGCCTTTGAGCCCATGTCCTGTAATAATTACTACAACCCTCTCCTTACGCTCGATCTCTTTACCCGTAACTTTGATAAGACCTGCCACAGCTGATGCAGCAGACGGTTCTATAAATAAGCCTTCATATCGCGCCATTATTTCTCCTGCTTTAAATATATCTTTTGACGATACAGGTACTATAACTCCCTTTGTGCTCTTTATGACTTCAATAATTTCTTTCATAAACGGTGGAAAACTATATGATAAGCCTATGATTGGTTTTTCTTCACACAAATAATTCGTGAGACCGAGTTTCTCGAGAATACCCACATTACTGCAATGAACCACGCCTATTATTCTCGGTATTCGTCTTACAATATTGTTGTCATAAAGTTCCTTGTATCCATGATATATAGAATACATTGTTAAGCCCGATCCCACAGGCAAGACTATAGCGTCAACATCATCTCCAAGTTTCATGTATATTTCATAGGCAATTGTTTTCAATCCTTCAATACTTAGTGGATTTGCTTCACTAGTTGCATTGTACACATTTTCTCCAGCAACAATATTGTTCACAAAAGAGTATACGTCATCAAGGGATTCCCCTCTTTGTACAACCTCTGCTCCCAGGCTTTTCATGAAAACTATCTTAGAATAATCAGCATCCCTCGGCACGTATGTAACGACCTTCAAACCTAATCTAGCAGCATATGCTGCTAACGATGCTCCAGCATTACCATCTGTCGCGCATACAAGTTTTTGGTAACCTTCGGTCTTTGCGTGAGAAGTTATCAG contains:
- a CDS encoding pyridoxal-phosphate dependent enzyme; protein product: MMFICTRCGFTISKPLLRCPKCNNILHPEHGLAWRIHEEEQGIWRFKDLLPNIQIRNSLGEGFTPLIESVYLAKNLGLHSLHFKDEGRNPTGSFRDRVAALITSHAKTEGYQKLVCATDGNAGASLAAYAARLGLKVVTYVPRDADYSKIVFMKSLGAEVVQRGESLDDVYSFVNNIVAGENVYNATSEANPLSIEGLKTIAYEIYMKLGDDVDAIVLPVGSGLTMYSIYHGYKELYDNNIVRRIPRIIGVVHCSNVGILEKLGLTNYLCEEKPIIGLSYSFPPFMKEIIEVIKSTKGVIVPVSSKDIFKAGEIMARYEGLFIEPSAASAVAGLIKVTGKEIERKERVVVIITGHGLKGYEQYLGIKKRERTTIFYKDTKTEIIKLLKEKEGLHGYAIWKNLKTKVTLQAVYQHLHELERKGVIYSKDEGGRRLYYLSWKGKRIAELLEEVDTLLSI
- a CDS encoding ATP-binding cassette domain-containing protein; its protein translation is MAQKNSNVVSLDNVTVMYKSSNIPVLKNISFSIDKGMFVVITGPNASGKTTLARLLTGLIPGFYDAVVDGDVEVLNVNPIERQEELVGKIGYLSQEPFSQILTPFVFEEVAFPLILRGVTDGKYIKYRVEAVLEALGGKYLLERSTFELSGGEVVRVVLASNIVGEPELLVLDEPTAFLDIEGIKDLYSSLALLKKKGLTIIVATHRPEDFNGLIDLEIRLRGGAIEYIGEPRVEESKTWSFHEVLNNLKVKENMFSDCKSEPFIKIAGLSYSYPRGGFRLKNISLCINESEKTLVIGPNGSGKTTFLKVLSGVYSPQKGVVHKNGRAIYIPQDPRLFFTYENPYKELKNHGIPDEQIDEISRNLGFKEFLYKPIHTLSYGTLRKIAVSVGIYGDYDIVLLDEPSAGVDKESLKELVALMCSTDKNIIVSTNDPDLIVSLVKCFDKIILFNKGVLEGIYYVS
- a CDS encoding ECF transporter S component, with the protein product MERRVFIARAVYTAVFTALVFVATAMIAIETPATKGFFNFGETMVYTTALLTMDPIVAAFAGGVGSMLADVYLGYGHYAPGTLVIKGIEGLLAVTLINFFIKFRKYWSQLLAIMAILLGATIVVIGTVLYSGETILYLGNNEIIINIDPIYWVILGIIVTVIVLVIGFKYEELVGIKIIGLMIAGLEMVFGYFLYQVFILGYQPPVAATELPVNIGQALIGITIGLPLSETLRKMGVGIGFGSEKQ
- a CDS encoding peptide permease; translation: MSTINYYEIMRTLRKIINLIESNTLYRRILVYSLLTIIAIVAVYIRALPALKWGLELHGNDPWIAYWETKYVYEHGLLSWWSLTRDNPATQIFWYPWGRDFVLTDYPGIALWTAMTYPIAGAFGLSLKEWLALQPLVFAALSTLTIFLAVRELMGGSNVAGLIGALLYAIIPAASDRTIVGFVEKEGIALAFVFLFIYFYAKAMKTKDPRQRLYNTIFAALSLSAVGWFWGGFAYILVSVPLALVLYPIFAGKNFDIEIIKYSILLVVLSIVFTSPVGTSMKALGFYPFKVSIGILALAAFVLPLLYYFLAIKKKIIGRGIYFIIVVALAITGLTLIALGVIPIGARYAYALGLKPFLKLGPLVESIEEHQPAINPSRPATFIRVLYTWGWTGFFLAIIGALYMLYKGRPETIYVGLAFLIAFYAYINVTYFEAAASSLGIITASAFLTVIMERIIPSKRQQIEESRRKGKRRRRQRTTVTIYRRGRSNLWLTIILLLMLFLPMVHATTILIETHEGMIPSIMAAGTSIANRNDAWYELIDFIKQNLSKDALIVTWWDYGYWISVLTGRRTLADGATLNGTQISLLAKILTAFNETEALEILKELKAPVNDTYILTFDVFYFVEQNNTVYVLPYISQNPQEFYPTIDTAGLVDIRKSIWMIKIGRRDPADYLFLFNNNNAVPRLFGIRLARYYVSPKFGTPWDLPIIYRMMVNGILYLDKQNPGKEYHFIWLNGTQTIVPAEIQKYIEQLGVKYSIDVLSIADMYGEKYYSKSSMIHIKPYKIIAKPFYNNKYLYVVIFLFKVEFSS
- the argF gene encoding ornithine carbamoyltransferase, with the protein product MVSSLKGRDFLTLADYNREELLFIIDTAKMLKERYYAGERIIPLLPGRALAMIFEKPSTRTRVSFELAMQQLGGYAMYLNWRDLQLGRGETIADTARVLSRYVDGIMARVYEQEKLEELAKYSDKPVINGLSNLLHPAQALSDIYTIMEKKGDPKKLKIVFVGDGGDNVVHSLLLGLAVLGAGLVISSPKGYDPDPWVQKKFEEISAQTGAWLEIERDPYEAVKGADVVYTDVWVSMGQEEERAKRIKDLEPYRVTVDLMKLAKPNAIFMHCLPAHRGEEVVDEVIDGPWSVVWEQAENRLHVQKAILALLIP